CGCGCCAGCTGGCGGAACTTGTTGATGATGATGGTCCAACTCACGAGCGAGAAGATAAGCAACACCGCGATGGTGATCTTGCCTTCCAATGTCGCGTGGCTCAGCGCAAACGCCACGCCCCCTGAACTCATATCCATCTGCACATCACCTATTGTTGGTCAAAACACAGCCTCAAGCGAAAAGTGTCCGTAGTACGAGCCGGTCGGCGTGAACGGACCAGTTCTGAGCGTCCAGGCTGCGTCGTACCGGAAGCGGAGATGGTCGCTCAGCGTGAATCTTGCCCCAAAGCCGGCCCCTTCCAGCGTTTGACGAGCGATCTGCCCGGGAATCGGGTCCCTGATCCACAGAAACGCCATGTCGTAAAACGCCACGAAATTAAGGGTGCGCCGGATGTTCTCCCTGAAAAATTGCGGGATCGGCGGGCTGCTGACTTCGACGCTGGCATGGAATGCATTGTCTCCGACCGCTTCATATTCGCGATAGCCGCGCACGGACTCCATGCCGCCGGCGAAATACTGCTCCGTGGGAATCACCGGCTCGCTGACCCATTGCCCGTCTACTTTGGTTGAAAGGCCGAACTCCTGGGGCAGCCTCTGGTATCGATCGATCCAGCCCTGCACGACCAGAAATGTGCCTGTCGAACCGTGACGCACTCCCGGCATATTGAGCGGATTGTTGACATCTCCCTCAAAATCTTGCCTCGAACCTCCGGGAACCAAACCGGCCACATACCCTCTGGTGGAGAGCGTGCCTTTGGTAAAGCTCCATTCGTCTTGATGCACGCCGATGTATCCAATCGACGCAGGTGTGTAGGTGATGGCATTGCTGACGGTAACAGTGGTCCCATCGGGAGCTTGCGCCTGGCTCTGGTCGAGATGTTTGTAATCTACGCCAAGTGACAACTGGTGCTTGATCGATGCCCAGACACCCAGTGGAAATTGATAGCGCCCGCCTGCAATGACCGCATTTCCGATGATGTCAAGTCCTCCGCCAACCGGAAGTGGGCTCGCACTCAGCCTGGCATTGCTGTGTGCAGTGGCACCGTAGAACACAAGCTGCTGATCGGGCGAGCCCAGCGGCATCACATAGTTGCCGCTGTACACTTCCACCGCCCCCCAATCTTGCGGTGTCTGACTGGTCTGCAGCGTGATCGAATGGTCCGCATCAAACAGGTTGGTATATTGCACTGCGGCGTTCAGCCTGAGCCGCGGCGTCGTTGGTACTCCTCGGTTGTTCAACTCAATCTTGCCGTGCACCGGCGGTCGATCATTCGCTTTCAATTCAAGATTTAATTGCTCGGGATCATCAGTGGGTCTGAGAATTGGCACGACTTTCAAGTCTGGATTCGTGTTGAGAGCATCCAGCTGCTTCAACACGGTCGGCTCGTATAACAATGCACCGACCCCGATTGCGGGCAATTTATTACGAATGTACCCTTCCGAAAAGAACCGCGCATTGGTGACTTCGATAGACTTCAGCCTCCCTTCGTACACCCTGAGTGAAACGACACCGTATGTGACGGTTTGTTCGGGCACCGTGACTGCCACAGTGGGATAGCCCAGTTGCCGATAGGCCTGCTCGAGCGTGGCGCGAGCTTGCTCAATATCACTGAATCGACGTTTTGGGCCTCGAAAGGGGAACAGGATGGCCTCGACCCGATCTGGCGACAACAGCGTATTCCCCTCGACGAAGAAGTCCCAGATAGCAAATGGCGACTCCTCGACTTGGGGAGGAGCCGCTTGCTGAGTGGTGGGATTGGAACTTGAAGACGCTCCTGGTGACTTGCCATCACGATCCGACCGCGGCTGATCCGAGTCAGATACGCTGTTCTTACGACCGTTGGCACTCGGAGCCTGCGTCGAGCCAGATGCTTCCTCGTATGGGGCGCCGCCGGCACTATAGAGTGGGTCGATCCATGCTGCAAGAGCGAAGGCAGCAGTCATGAATGCCAGACACTCCTTCCGACCACGTCTCTTGTCGCCAACGCCCATTGGTGCCAAGACTTGTCGAGGTTGTTGCGAGTTTACCGGTCACGCTCCCTCCAAGCCTGGAGGAACCGATTATGCTTTTGACTCGTTTCGCTTCCTTTCGAGAACGCGTCCCATTCCAATCAAACCTGTGAGAAACAAAATCGCGGCTCCCGGTAGAGGCACAGCGGCCACTTGAGCCATTCCTTGGAGAGTAAAGCTTCCCGAGGTCAGATGCGGAATACCCGTGAACGCATGGGTCCAGGAAATATTAAATGCGTCCGTCGTCTGATTGAACGACCCGGCCGCAATACCGCCGATGTTCAGCGACCACCACGTGGGCCCGCTCATCCAACCCCACTTCGTACTGCTCAACCCTGTAAACAATGACGAAAGATCCACCGTTATCGTCGCCCCCGATGTCGTTCCTGACGGCGGCG
Above is a window of Nitrospiraceae bacterium DNA encoding:
- a CDS encoding POTRA domain-containing protein; protein product: MTAAFALAAWIDPLYSAGGAPYEEASGSTQAPSANGRKNSVSDSDQPRSDRDGKSPGASSSSNPTTQQAAPPQVEESPFAIWDFFVEGNTLLSPDRVEAILFPFRGPKRRFSDIEQARATLEQAYRQLGYPTVAVTVPEQTVTYGVVSLRVYEGRLKSIEVTNARFFSEGYIRNKLPAIGVGALLYEPTVLKQLDALNTNPDLKVVPILRPTDDPEQLNLELKANDRPPVHGKIELNNRGVPTTPRLRLNAAVQYTNLFDADHSITLQTSQTPQDWGAVEVYSGNYVMPLGSPDQQLVFYGATAHSNARLSASPLPVGGGLDIIGNAVIAGGRYQFPLGVWASIKHQLSLGVDYKHLDQSQAQAPDGTTVTVSNAITYTPASIGYIGVHQDEWSFTKGTLSTRGYVAGLVPGGSRQDFEGDVNNPLNMPGVRHGSTGTFLVVQGWIDRYQRLPQEFGLSTKVDGQWVSEPVIPTEQYFAGGMESVRGYREYEAVGDNAFHASVEVSSPPIPQFFRENIRRTLNFVAFYDMAFLWIRDPIPGQIARQTLEGAGFGARFTLSDHLRFRYDAAWTLRTGPFTPTGSYYGHFSLEAVF